One Streptomyces sp. NBC_00102 DNA segment encodes these proteins:
- a CDS encoding thiamine pyrophosphate-binding protein: MRHDNGGDLLVAVLRELGIDTVFGIVSVHNLPLVEAVDRELRFVPVRHEASAVNAADAYGRARGSLGCALTSTGTGAGNAAGSLIESLSAGSSVLHVTGQVESGFFGSGRGFIHETKDQLGMLDAVSVYAASVPDTERAGKILREAARAALASPGGPASVEWPIDLQYAAQEDESSEPVAPVLPALVASDVAAAGALLSAARRPLIWAGGGANGARGELARLLEATGAGLLTSNSGRGSVPEDHPQVIGNFATTPAVRALLADADLLLTVGTHFRSNETADYTLELPAAHVQIDVDAAALGRVYPAAHGLHADASAALTALLAHARPAEAGWTRRVAGVRTEVRENLHDSIGPQAAICDAIRAALPREAVVARDVTIASSSWGNRLLEMYDPRDNVFPRGGGIGQGLGMGIGAALGRPDVPTVVIAGDGGLAVHLGELLTLAQERPALTLIVFNDGGYGVLRNMQDAHGDRRSGVDLVTPDFELLARACGLPYARISAEEHAAPVLDHAVASGGPMLVEVDLAALGPMKNPFTPPVRIPGQ, encoded by the coding sequence ATGCGTCACGACAACGGAGGCGATCTCCTCGTCGCCGTCCTGCGGGAACTCGGCATCGACACCGTCTTCGGCATCGTCAGCGTGCACAACCTGCCGCTGGTGGAGGCCGTCGACCGCGAACTGCGGTTCGTACCCGTGCGGCACGAGGCGTCCGCCGTCAACGCGGCCGACGCCTACGGGCGGGCCCGGGGCTCGCTCGGCTGCGCCCTGACCTCGACCGGTACGGGCGCGGGCAACGCGGCAGGATCGCTGATCGAGTCGCTCAGCGCGGGCAGTTCGGTCCTGCACGTCACCGGCCAGGTGGAGAGCGGATTCTTCGGCAGCGGCCGGGGGTTCATCCACGAGACCAAGGACCAGCTGGGCATGCTGGACGCGGTCTCGGTGTACGCGGCGAGCGTGCCGGACACCGAGCGGGCGGGGAAGATCCTGCGCGAGGCGGCGCGTGCGGCGCTCGCCTCTCCGGGCGGGCCGGCGAGCGTGGAGTGGCCGATCGACCTGCAGTACGCGGCGCAGGAGGACGAGTCGTCCGAGCCGGTCGCACCCGTTCTCCCCGCTCTGGTGGCGAGCGACGTGGCCGCCGCCGGAGCCCTTCTGTCCGCCGCCCGGCGCCCGTTGATCTGGGCGGGCGGCGGGGCGAACGGCGCCCGGGGCGAGCTGGCCCGGCTGCTGGAGGCGACCGGGGCCGGTCTGCTCACCTCCAACTCCGGCCGCGGCTCGGTCCCCGAGGACCACCCGCAGGTGATCGGCAACTTCGCCACCACCCCGGCGGTGCGCGCGCTGCTCGCCGACGCGGATCTGCTGCTCACGGTCGGTACGCACTTCCGGTCGAACGAGACCGCCGACTACACCCTGGAGCTCCCCGCCGCCCACGTCCAGATCGACGTGGACGCCGCCGCGCTCGGCCGGGTGTACCCCGCCGCCCACGGTCTGCACGCGGACGCCTCGGCGGCGCTGACCGCGCTGCTCGCCCACGCCCGGCCCGCCGAGGCCGGCTGGACGCGGCGGGTGGCCGGCGTTCGTACCGAGGTGCGGGAGAACCTGCACGATTCCATCGGCCCGCAGGCGGCGATCTGCGACGCGATCCGCGCCGCCCTGCCGCGCGAGGCGGTGGTGGCCCGTGACGTCACCATCGCGTCGAGCAGCTGGGGCAACCGGCTGCTGGAGATGTACGACCCGCGCGACAACGTCTTCCCGCGCGGCGGTGGCATCGGCCAGGGACTCGGCATGGGCATCGGCGCCGCCCTCGGCCGTCCGGACGTGCCGACCGTGGTGATCGCGGGCGACGGCGGGCTCGCCGTGCACCTCGGCGAACTCCTCACCCTCGCCCAGGAACGCCCGGCCCTCACCCTGATCGTCTTCAACGACGGCGGGTACGGGGTGCTCCGCAACATGCAGGACGCCCACGGCGACCGGCGCTCCGGGGTGGACCTGGTGACCCCCGACTTCGAGCTGCTGGCGCGCGCCTGCGGGCTGCCGTACGCACGGATCTCGGCCGAGGAGCACGCCGCCCCGGTGCTGGACCACGCCGTCGCCTCGGGCGGCCCGATGCTGGTCGAGGTCGACCTGGCGGCCCTCGGTCCGATGAAGAACCCGTTCACCCCGCCCGTGCGGATTCCCGGGCAGTAG
- a CDS encoding PDR/VanB family oxidoreductase, with protein sequence MSEKSLELFVRRMTWEAEGVLSVELADPHGKPLPAWTPGAHLDVHVGGHVRQYSLCGDPKASDTYRIGVLDEPSSRGGSRYVHTRLRPGQSVTVSEPRNHFALEEADSYVFVAGGIGITPLLAMAREAARRGVPWRLVHGGRSRASMAFGPELAALGGDVTFVPQDERGHIDLDAALAGLPEDALVYSCGPEPLLAAVEDRCPEGLIRLERFAAPVVERAGDDDSFEVECRTSGVTLTVGANASVLEAAEEAGLSVNSSCRDGICGSCETRVLEGTPDHRDFLLSEAEHAASATMMICVSRCSSGRLVLDL encoded by the coding sequence ATGAGCGAGAAGTCGCTGGAGCTGTTCGTCCGCCGTATGACGTGGGAGGCCGAGGGCGTACTGTCCGTCGAACTCGCGGACCCGCACGGCAAACCGCTGCCCGCCTGGACGCCGGGCGCGCACCTCGATGTCCATGTAGGCGGCCACGTCCGCCAGTACAGCCTGTGCGGCGATCCGAAGGCGTCGGACACCTACCGGATCGGCGTGCTCGACGAACCGTCCTCGCGGGGCGGTTCGCGGTACGTGCACACCCGGCTGCGCCCCGGGCAGTCGGTCACCGTCTCCGAGCCGCGCAACCATTTCGCCCTGGAGGAGGCCGACTCCTACGTGTTCGTCGCGGGCGGCATCGGGATCACCCCGCTGCTGGCGATGGCCCGCGAGGCGGCGCGTCGCGGGGTGCCGTGGCGGCTGGTGCACGGCGGCCGGAGCCGCGCCTCGATGGCGTTCGGCCCGGAGCTGGCCGCGCTCGGCGGGGACGTCACCTTCGTCCCGCAGGACGAGCGGGGCCACATCGACCTCGACGCAGCGCTCGCCGGGCTGCCGGAGGACGCCCTGGTGTACTCCTGCGGGCCGGAGCCACTGCTCGCCGCCGTGGAGGACCGCTGCCCCGAGGGCCTGATCCGGTTGGAGCGGTTCGCCGCACCGGTCGTCGAACGTGCCGGGGACGACGACTCGTTCGAGGTGGAGTGCCGTACGTCGGGGGTGACGCTCACCGTCGGCGCGAACGCCTCCGTCCTCGAAGCCGCCGAGGAGGCCGGGCTGTCGGTGAACAGCTCCTGCCGCGACGGCATCTGCGGCTCCTGCGAGACCCGCGTCCTCGAAGGCACCCCGGACCACCGTGACTTCCTCCTCAGCGAAGCGGAACACGCCGCGAGCGCCACGATGATGATCTGCGTCTCCCGGTGCTCCTCCGGCCGCCTCGTCCTCGACCTGTGA